Below is a window of Streptomyces sp. ITFR-16 DNA.
GCCACGCTCTACCACTGGGACCTGCCGCAGGCACTCCAGGACCGGGGCGGCTGGACCGTACGGGAGACCGCGGAGCACTTCGCCGCGTACACCTCCGTCGTCGTGGACCGCCTCGGCGACCGCGTCAAGGACTGGGCGACCCTGAACGAGCCGCTCTGCTCGGCCTGGATCGGCCACCTCGAAGGCACCATGGCGCCCGGTCTCACCGACCTGACCGCCGCCGTCCGGGCCTCGTACCACCTGCACCTGGGACACGGTCTCGCCGTCCGGGCGATCCGGGCCGCGTCCCCGGACGCCCGCGTCGGCATCGTCAACAACCTCAGCCCGGTGGAGGCCGCCACCGACCGCGAGGCGGACCGGGCCGCCGCCGTGCGCGGCGACGGGCACACCAACCGCTGGTGGCTCGACCCGATCCTCGGACGCGGCTACCCGCAGGACATGGTCGACCTGTACGGAGTCGAACTCCCCGTCCAGGAGGGCGACATGGAGCTCATCTCCGCACCGCTCGACTGGCTGGGCGTCAACTACTACTTCCGCCAGGTCGTCACCGCCGACGCGACGGGCCCCGTCCCGCACGCCAAGCAGGTCTATCTGCCCGGCTCCCGCCACACCCACATGGACTGGGAGGTGCACGCCCAGGGCCTGGAGCAGCTCCTGCTGCGCCTGACCGAGGAGTACGGCGTCCAGCGCATCTACGTCACCGAGAACGGCTCGGCCTACCAGGACGTGGTCCTGGCCGACGGCTCGGTGCACGACCCGGAGCGCACCCAGTACCTGGAGGAGCACCTCGCGGCCTGCGCCCGCGCGGTCCGCAAGGGAGCGCCGCTGGCCGGCTACTTCGCCTGGTCGCTGATGGACAACTTCGAGTGGGCGTACGGCTATGACAAGCGGTTCGGCCTGGTCCACGTCGACTACGCGACCCAGCGCCGCACGGTCAAGACCAGCGGCCGGCGCTACGCCGAACTGATCCGCGAAGCGACAGCAGGCCGCACCCGCACCAAGGCCGCCTGACCCCCCGCCCGGAAACCGGGCCCACCCCAGCAGCCTCCGGCCGCGACGGACTACCGCCGCCGCCGGGGGTTTCGGGGTGCGGGGCCCGGCACCTCGGGAGCAGCGGACTCATAATCCGTCGGTCGCGTGTTCCCGCCCCGCGCCCGTCACGCCTCGCGGCCGGACGCCCCGGCCGTCGCCGACTTCCAGTTCGTCAGGAGGAAGTGCAGGGCCTCGACCGCCCGCTCCCAGGACGTCTGGACCGCGCGGGGCGCGGCGAAGCCGTCGTCGGCCTCCAGGGCGGTGAAGCCGTGGAAGGTGCTGCGCAGCAGCCGTACCGCGTCCGTGAGGTCGGGTTCGGTCAGGCCGTAGGCGCGCAGCATCGACGAGGTGGTCTCGATGGTGCGGTGGTACGCGGGGGACTCGGCGGCCACGGCGGGGTCGACGCGCATCCGGGTCGCCTCGTAGCGGCCCGGGCACTCCAGCGCGAAGGACCGGTAGGCGTCGGCGAAGGCGCTCAGCGCGTCCCTGCCGGCCCGGCCGGCCACCGCCGCCTCGATCCGGTCGATGAACTCCCCCGCGGCCAGCAGGGCGACCCGGGTCCGCAGGTCGTTCAGGTTCCTGACGTGGGAGTAGAGGCTCGCGTCCTTGACGCCGAAGCCTCGGGCCAGCGCGGAGATGGTGACCTTGTCGAAGCCGATCGAGTCGGCCAGGTCGGCCGCCGCCGCCACGACCCGGTCGGTCGTGAGCCCCGCGCGAACCATCCCGTACCTCCACCGCTCCGCTGCCTAGACCCCTTAGCTTTCGCCTGCCGAGAATACACAGCGCGGCTTCCGGCCCCGGACGGCACCAGCCCGCGGTGGTCACGGATCGCCGTGACCACCGCGGGCTTCCGCACCGCGCCGACAGCGGGGAGTGGGACGGCGCGGGCAGTTCGGGAGACGACCGACAGAATACAGGGAGAGCGCTCTCCCCCGTGGGCGCGGTGCGGCCACCGGGGAGAGCGGTCCGGGTCGGCCGTCAGTGCGGGCCGCGGCGGTCAGGGGTCAGGGCAGCTCGTAGTTCTCATTGAGCGCGGCGCCCCGGCCCGGGTTCGTCTGGTCGTAGCCGCGGGCGTCGCACTGGAGACCGCCGACGATGCAGTGGTCGACCAGGGCGTCGAGCGTGGCGTCGTCCCAGGCGTTGAAGAAGTCGTAGTGGAAGCTGTGGCCGGTGCCGCTGGCCAGCCTCACCTGCGACATGTCCCCGTTGACGGGCCAGGCCATCTTGAACTCGATCATCGGCAGTGCGACCGGGTGCGAGGCCGGGCAGACGTTCTGGTTGGCGCCCTGCGCCTTCGGATAGGCCATGTGCGCCTGGTGGTCCGGGGTGTCGAGGTGCAGCCCGTCCCAGCAACTCGGGGCCTGCATCCGGATGTTCAGCTGGACATCGCGGTCGGTCGGGCAGTACGCCGGGAACTCGACGTTGTGGTACTGGTTCTGGCACTCCCAGCCCTCGACCATGCCGGGGTGGTCGCGGAACTGCTCGGCCGTCTGCGTCGGGCTGCCGACGACGAACCGGAGCCCCTTCGGGAAGGGCCGCACGCTGGTGTAGTCGGTGACACCCGCCTTGTAGTAGATGGTCTGCGGTCCGACCGAGCGGACCTCCTGGTCCCCGTTGTAGAGGGTGGGCATCCAGTACGCGGACAGGTCGCCCGGCGCCTTGCAGGCGGTGCCGCCCGCG
It encodes the following:
- a CDS encoding GH1 family beta-glucosidase, with translation MNDLSALPADFTWGVATAAYQIEGAVAEDGRAPSIWDTFSHTPGKVAGGDTGDVACDHYHRVPQDIGLIKEVGAGAYRFSLAWPRIVPGGDGPVNAAGLDFYDRLVDGLLDAGITPFATLYHWDLPQALQDRGGWTVRETAEHFAAYTSVVVDRLGDRVKDWATLNEPLCSAWIGHLEGTMAPGLTDLTAAVRASYHLHLGHGLAVRAIRAASPDARVGIVNNLSPVEAATDREADRAAAVRGDGHTNRWWLDPILGRGYPQDMVDLYGVELPVQEGDMELISAPLDWLGVNYYFRQVVTADATGPVPHAKQVYLPGSRHTHMDWEVHAQGLEQLLLRLTEEYGVQRIYVTENGSAYQDVVLADGSVHDPERTQYLEEHLAACARAVRKGAPLAGYFAWSLMDNFEWAYGYDKRFGLVHVDYATQRRTVKTSGRRYAELIREATAGRTRTKAA
- a CDS encoding TetR-like C-terminal domain-containing protein, translating into MVRAGLTTDRVVAAAADLADSIGFDKVTISALARGFGVKDASLYSHVRNLNDLRTRVALLAAGEFIDRIEAAVAGRAGRDALSAFADAYRSFALECPGRYEATRMRVDPAVAAESPAYHRTIETTSSMLRAYGLTEPDLTDAVRLLRSTFHGFTALEADDGFAAPRAVQTSWERAVEALHFLLTNWKSATAGASGREA
- a CDS encoding DUF1996 domain-containing protein, whose protein sequence is MATRSNPERSRPAPLRRTRLVSLVGLIASLALVGLGFRAITDAGQAEAAPRAADRPAAVTHAMGHAMAAAAPVPFGDDPDGDGYIWADPPVTGVEPSAELPPHAYFHEFQANCSVNHTAPDDPIVFPGQAGKSHNHTFMGNDTTDANSTTASLVAGGTACKAPGDLSAYWMPTLYNGDQEVRSVGPQTIYYKAGVTDYTSVRPFPKGLRFVVGSPTQTAEQFRDHPGMVEGWECQNQYHNVEFPAYCPTDRDVQLNIRMQAPSCWDGLHLDTPDHQAHMAYPKAQGANQNVCPASHPVALPMIEFKMAWPVNGDMSQVRLASGTGHSFHYDFFNAWDDATLDALVDHCIVGGLQCDARGYDQTNPGRGAALNENYELP